AAACGCCAAAGTATTACATGTAAAGAATGGGACAGTGGAAGAGCAATGAATAATAATGAACCAAAACAGATTGATGAAGTTATTCAAACATTTTTTAGAAAGCGTAACTGGACGCAGAGAATCAACGGATATAATCTTTTCAGTTCCTGGGAAGACATTCTTCCACTAAAAATTTCTCTCAACACAAAACCGATAAAGATTCAAAACAATATCCTTTTTTTAATGGTCAAGAATCACATCTGGGCTAGTGAAATTAGTATTAGAAAGGGAGAGATAATAAATATTATAAACAAAAAAATTGGTCGAGATTTAATAGAAGACGTTATTATAAAGATAAATTATAATATTTTTATTAAAAATAAATAATAAAGAA
This is a stretch of genomic DNA from Atribacterota bacterium. It encodes these proteins:
- a CDS encoding DUF721 domain-containing protein; the protein is MNNNEPKQIDEVIQTFFRKRNWTQRINGYNLFSSWEDILPLKISLNTKPIKIQNNILFLMVKNHIWASEISIRKGEIINIINKKIGRDLIEDVIIKINYNIFIKNK